A single genomic interval of Halobacillus halophilus DSM 2266 harbors:
- the fliS gene encoding flagellar export chaperone FliS: MSIQAYQNNSVETASPGELTLMLYNGCLKFIKTAKKAIENHDIEKKNTNIQKAQKIIRELMVTMEQDYEVAKDIMPLYDYMNRRLMEANITNDLGILEEVQGLTEEFRDTWKEVILQTRRVQQGQGGRA, encoded by the coding sequence GAATAATTCAGTAGAAACGGCTTCTCCCGGAGAGCTTACACTCATGCTGTACAATGGGTGCTTAAAATTTATTAAGACAGCCAAAAAAGCAATTGAGAATCATGATATAGAAAAGAAAAACACAAATATCCAAAAAGCACAGAAAATCATTCGCGAGCTGATGGTGACTATGGAGCAGGATTACGAGGTTGCAAAAGACATCATGCCCCTCTACGATTATATGAACCGTCGTTTAATGGAGGCTAATATTACTAATGATTTAGGAATCCTCGAAGAAGTTCAAGGACTTACTGAAGAATTCCGTGACACATGGAAAGAAGTAATCCTGCAGACGAGGCGTGTCCAGCAGGGTCAGGGCGGCAGAGCGTAG
- a CDS encoding flagellar protein FliT yields the protein MDVWKQFYDLTQQLYEKVHETVTEKNRAEMVAYVEGILAERSALLHKLPQPESEGERALIADVLQKDIKINQKLEFLFEGLKRDMRNMKKQKSSKQRYANPYQSVSNYDGMYVDHKK from the coding sequence GTGGACGTATGGAAACAGTTTTATGACCTTACGCAACAGTTATATGAAAAAGTTCACGAAACGGTCACAGAAAAAAATCGTGCCGAAATGGTCGCATATGTCGAAGGGATTTTAGCTGAGAGATCTGCTCTCCTGCATAAACTTCCTCAGCCTGAAAGTGAGGGGGAACGGGCGCTGATAGCTGACGTTCTACAAAAGGATATTAAAATTAATCAGAAGCTTGAATTTCTTTTTGAGGGTCTAAAACGGGACATGCGTAATATGAAAAAGCAGAAGTCTTCGAAACAAAGATATGCAAATCCCTACCAAAGTGTGTCGAATTATGATGGAATGTATGTAGACCATAAAAA